A DNA window from Eikenella exigua contains the following coding sequences:
- a CDS encoding NAD(P)H-dependent oxidoreductase — translation MPGIKQTVLKAFHRRYACKKYDPAKKISREDFEFILETGRLSPSSFGLEPWRFLVIQNPALRAELKPLAWGAADKIMDCSHFIVLLARTQAAMQPDYRHKMWSGVHHIPPHAVEIREGFFKQFAEHNFRITESPRTFHDWASKQSYIALANMMTATAFIGIDSTPIEGFRQEEVNAFLAAKGLFDPAEYRVSIMAAFGYRAEEVRAKTRLPMEEIVQWVE, via the coding sequence ATGCCCGGCATCAAACAAACCGTCCTCAAAGCCTTCCACCGCCGTTATGCCTGCAAGAAATACGACCCGGCCAAAAAGATCAGCCGTGAAGATTTCGAATTTATTTTGGAAACCGGCCGCCTTTCGCCCAGCTCCTTCGGACTGGAACCGTGGCGTTTTCTCGTGATCCAAAACCCCGCGCTGCGTGCCGAGCTCAAACCGCTGGCTTGGGGTGCGGCAGATAAAATCATGGATTGCAGCCACTTTATCGTACTCCTCGCCCGCACCCAGGCCGCGATGCAGCCGGACTACCGGCACAAAATGTGGAGCGGGGTGCACCACATCCCGCCGCATGCCGTGGAAATACGCGAAGGTTTCTTCAAACAGTTTGCCGAACACAACTTCCGCATCACCGAAAGCCCGCGCACCTTCCACGATTGGGCCAGCAAACAAAGCTATATCGCCCTGGCCAATATGATGACCGCCACCGCCTTTATCGGTATCGACTCCACCCCGATCGAGGGCTTCCGGCAGGAAGAAGTTAATGCCTTCTTGGCCGCAAAAGGCCTGTTCGACCCCGCCGAATACCGCGTCAGCATCATGGCTGCGTTCGGCTACCGCGCTGAAGAAGTGCGCGCCAAAACTCGTCTGCCGATGGAAGAGATTGTGCAGTGGGTAGAATAA